From a region of the Xanthomonas rydalmerensis genome:
- a CDS encoding ParA family protein: MGGFVIKNSYAIWNNKGGVGKSTITFNVASRFAELNEDKHVLVIDMCPQANVSMMLLGGGLKGEAEVHKLCTSAAAPTIVGYLTQALGGGPLANAPMAATYVTNVSAINTSLPKNLHLICGDPNLELISAYISNLASAQQVLPTIKPWVWVHEVVKRLISSVDKELGGEWVVFIDTNPSFSSYTELAICAVERLLLPVNADDSSRTAIGAMHSLLYGQNPPHPIYGAWTFAHNAQAYGVSVPKIHQVIGNRLTQNLGAAAAFAALSRASAESLYGLYKGNPGRFTVRAQAPTNENDFVIKYSVSLRDFNTAGVVAAHEGVPVSSLHGGRHFVHGREVNIDNNRIVDCRIALDLVVKSV, translated from the coding sequence ATGGGAGGGTTTGTGATAAAAAATTCTTATGCAATTTGGAATAATAAGGGCGGAGTGGGCAAGAGCACCATCACTTTCAATGTTGCCTCTCGTTTTGCTGAGCTAAATGAGGACAAGCACGTTCTCGTCATAGATATGTGCCCGCAAGCCAATGTAAGCATGATGCTTCTTGGAGGGGGTTTAAAAGGGGAGGCGGAGGTTCACAAGCTCTGTACTAGCGCAGCTGCCCCAACAATCGTCGGCTATTTAACACAGGCATTGGGCGGTGGCCCCCTAGCCAATGCTCCAATGGCGGCGACTTATGTGACGAATGTTTCTGCCATCAATACTAGTTTGCCGAAAAATTTGCATCTAATATGTGGCGATCCAAATCTTGAGCTTATTTCTGCCTATATTTCAAATCTTGCTTCAGCGCAGCAAGTTTTGCCCACTATCAAGCCATGGGTGTGGGTGCATGAGGTTGTTAAGAGGCTAATAAGTTCAGTTGATAAAGAGTTGGGTGGAGAGTGGGTGGTTTTTATCGACACAAATCCGAGCTTTTCTAGTTACACAGAACTTGCCATTTGTGCTGTCGAAAGATTGCTGCTCCCTGTTAATGCTGACGACTCATCAAGAACTGCGATTGGCGCTATGCATTCGCTTTTATATGGCCAAAATCCACCGCATCCCATTTATGGCGCATGGACATTCGCGCATAATGCGCAGGCATATGGGGTGTCAGTTCCGAAGATACATCAAGTTATTGGCAATAGGCTTACGCAAAATCTAGGCGCGGCTGCAGCATTTGCGGCACTGTCTCGCGCTAGTGCTGAATCTCTATATGGTTTGTACAAAGGGAATCCAGGTCGTTTTACTGTGCGAGCCCAGGCTCCTACTAACGAGAATGATTTTGTTATTAAGTACTCGGTATCATTGCGGGATTTTAATACTGCTGGTGTTGTTGCTGCGCATGAAGGTGTGCCTGTCTCATCCTTGCATGGAGGTCGGCACTTCGTTCACGGTCGTGAAGTTAATATAGATAATAATAGGATAGTTGACTGCAGAATTGCGCTTGATCTGGTTGTTAAGTCTGTTTGA